The following proteins come from a genomic window of Prionailurus viverrinus isolate Anna chromosome D1, UM_Priviv_1.0, whole genome shotgun sequence:
- the IFITM5 gene encoding interferon-induced transmembrane protein 5, protein MDTSYPREDPRAPTPRKDGAAHTALTVGAPRPPPRDHLIWSVFSTLYLNLCCLGFLALAYSIKARDQKVAGDLEAARRFGSKAKCYNILATMWALVPPLLLLALVVTGALHLSRLAKDSAAFFSTKFDDSDYD, encoded by the exons ATGGACACGTCGTACCCCCGCGAGGACCCCCGGGCCCCGACGCCCCGCAAGGACGGCGCCGCCCACACGGCCCTCACTGTGGGGGCGCCGCGACCCCCACCTCGAGACCACCTGATCTGGTCGGTGTTCAGCACCCTCTACCTGAACCTGTGCTGCCTCGGCTTCCTGGCGCTGGCCTACTCCATCAAG GCCCGAGACCAGAAGGTGGCTGGAGACCTGGAGGCAGCCCGGCGTTTTGGCTCCAAGGCCAAGTGCTACAACATCCTGGCCACGATGTGGGCGTTGGTACCGCCTCTCCTGCTCCTGGCGCTGGTGGTGACCGGTGCCCTGCACCTGTCCCGGCTGGCCAAGGACTCTGCTGCCTTCTTTAGCACCAAGTTCGACGACTCGGACTATGACTGA